A genomic stretch from Mesoplodon densirostris isolate mMesDen1 chromosome 3, mMesDen1 primary haplotype, whole genome shotgun sequence includes:
- the HRH2 gene encoding histamine H2 receptor isoform X2 → MESNGTTSSFCLDPAALKITVSVVLTLLILITIAGNVVVCLAVGLNRRLRSLTSCFIVSLAITDLLLGLLVLPFSAFHQLSCRWTFGKVFCNIYTSLDVMLCTASILNLCMISLDRYCAITDPLRYPMLVTPVRVTISLVLIWVISITLSFLSIHLGWNSRTETSSANHTIPKCKVQVNLVYGLVDGLVTFYLPLLVMCITYYRIFKIAWDQAKRIHNVGSWRAATIREHKATVTLAAVMGAFIICWFPYFTVFVYRGLKGDNAINETFEAVVLWLGYANSALNPILYAALNRDFRTAYQQLFCRSPTDHNTHRTSLKSNSSQLMRIPSQGPRWQEERPLRLQVWSGTEVMAPQGATDSQRCLAPCAPAIF, encoded by the coding sequence ATGGAGTCCAATGGCACAACCTCTTCCTTTTGCCTGGACCCTGCTGCATTGAAGATCACCGTCAGCGTGGTCCTCACCCTCCTCATCCTCATCACCATCGCTGGCAATGTAGTGGTCTGCCTGGCGGTGGGCTTGAACCGCCGGCTCCGCAGTCTGACCAGCTGCTTCATCGTGTCCTTGGCCATCACTGACCTGCTCCTCGGCCTCctggtgctgcccttctcagccTTCCACCAGCTGTCCTGCAGGTGGACCTTCGGCAAGGTCTTCTGCAATATCTATACCAGCCTAGATGTCATGCTCTGCACGGCCTCCATCCTCAACCTCTGCATGATCAGCCTCGACCGGTACTGCGCCATCACAGATCCCCTGCGCTACCCCATGCTGGTCACCCCTGTCCGTGTCACCATCTCCCTGGTCTTAATTTGGGTCATCTCCATCACCTTATCCTTCCTGTCTATCCACCTGGGATGGAACAGCAGGACTGAGACCAGCAGTGCCAATCACACCATCCCAAAGTGCAAAGTCCAGGTCAACTTGGTGTATGGCCTGGTGGACGGGCTGGTCACCTTCTACCTGCCTCTGCTGGTCATGTGCATCACCTACTATCGCATCTTCAAGATCGCGTGGGATCAGGCCAAGAGGATCCATAACGTCGGCTCCTGGAGGGCAGCCACCATCAGGGAACACAAAGCCACAGTGACCCTGGCAGCCGTGATGGGGGCCTTCATCATCTGCTGGTTCCCCTACTTCACCGTGTTTGTTTACCGTGGGCTAAAAGGGGATAATGCCATCAACGAGACCTTCGAAGCCGTGGTTCTGTGGCTGGGCTATGCCAACTCAGCCCTGAACCCCATCCTGTACGCTGCACTGAATAGAGACTTCCGCACGGCATACCAGCAGCTCTTCTGCCGCAGCCCCACCGACCACAACACCCACAGAACTTCTCTGAAGTCCAACAGCTCTCAGCTGATGAGGATTCCAAGCCAAGGACCCAGGTGGCAGGAAGAGAGGCCCCTGAGGCTCCAGGTGTGGAGTGGGACAGAGGTCATGGCCCCCCAGGGAGCCACAGACAG